Proteins from a single region of Acidianus ambivalens:
- a CDS encoding ABC transporter permease, producing MNDFFKWIIKRILLAIITIYVVITATYILLYISPGNPVQIYIDSLLARGYSKEYALMKAREVFGNYVNQTAFQAYLSYINGLLHGDLGRSLIYHEPVIKLIALETPYTVFLVSSSLILSYIIGVLIGLLTAKYSGGKIDSLITILSAAFNSIPNYIVAIILLLFFAIYNNYFPISGSYGIGVHPGFNLPFIINMLDHYTLPILSFSLPMIPGWILSIRSAAFSISQEDYVRYAKLRGVKSRTILLNYIGKTAVIPSFTRLMYSFGLLLGSATFIESIFGLYGIGSLYATALTSKDYPLAIGVLLVIVIISIIGNILADIIYGILDPRVRVGEE from the coding sequence ATGAATGACTTCTTTAAGTGGATAATAAAAAGAATATTATTGGCTATAATTACAATATATGTTGTAATAACCGCAACGTATATATTATTATACATATCTCCAGGAAATCCAGTGCAAATATATATAGACTCTCTATTGGCTAGAGGTTATTCTAAGGAATATGCTCTAATGAAAGCAAGGGAAGTTTTTGGAAATTATGTTAATCAAACCGCATTTCAAGCATATTTAAGTTATATAAATGGTTTACTCCATGGAGATCTTGGGAGGTCATTAATATATCATGAGCCAGTAATTAAATTAATAGCATTGGAGACTCCATATACGGTATTTCTTGTTTCGTCATCATTAATTTTATCTTATATAATTGGAGTATTAATAGGACTATTAACTGCAAAGTATTCTGGTGGAAAAATAGATAGTTTAATAACCATATTGTCGGCGGCATTTAATTCAATACCTAATTATATTGTTGCAATTATCCTTTTATTATTTTTTGCTATATATAATAATTATTTCCCAATAAGTGGTTCATACGGAATAGGAGTTCACCCAGGTTTTAATTTACCTTTTATTATTAATATGCTAGATCATTATACACTTCCTATTTTATCTTTTTCACTACCAATGATACCGGGTTGGATATTAAGTATTAGATCTGCTGCTTTCTCAATTTCACAAGAAGATTATGTAAGATACGCTAAACTTAGGGGAGTTAAGAGCAGAACTATACTTCTAAACTATATAGGTAAAACTGCAGTAATTCCGTCGTTTACTAGATTGATGTATTCTTTTGGATTATTGCTAGGTTCAGCTACTTTCATAGAATCAATTTTCGGACTTTACGGAATAGGAAGTTTATACGCTACTGCGCTGACTAGTAAGGATTACCCGCTTGCTATAGGTGTTCTATTAGTAATAGTCATAATTAGTATAATTGGCAATATATTAGCCGACATAATTTATGGAATATTAGATCCCAGGGTGAGGGTCGGTGAAGAATAA
- a CDS encoding ATP-binding cassette domain-containing protein has translation MYTLEGKDITVIFKTKKGEKIALNNVSISISDNENISIIGESGSGKTTLSLVLAGIQKPNKGNVLYNGKNVYKLKGKEYKEFRRSVQYIMQNPYSAFNPFRKVGDSFKTVISEYKLAKGNETDNLIDKYLQMVGLDESIKTKYPHQLSGGQLQRAALARALLLKPKILFADEVVSMLDASLRIDVIKLLKEIRETYNISIILITHDIGIAKYFSEDRGRIIVMYDGKIIEEGYAEEIIKSPKNEYTKLLLESYLDPFR, from the coding sequence GTGTATACACTTGAAGGAAAAGATATTACTGTAATTTTTAAGACTAAAAAAGGAGAAAAAATTGCATTAAATAATGTATCAATTAGTATATCTGATAACGAAAATATATCTATTATAGGTGAAAGCGGCTCTGGAAAAACTACATTAAGTTTAGTTCTAGCAGGAATTCAAAAGCCCAATAAAGGTAATGTACTTTATAACGGTAAAAATGTATATAAGTTGAAAGGAAAAGAGTATAAGGAATTTAGAAGAAGTGTACAATACATAATGCAAAATCCATACTCCGCATTTAATCCATTTAGGAAAGTGGGTGATTCTTTCAAAACAGTAATATCAGAATATAAGCTAGCTAAGGGTAACGAGACAGATAATTTAATAGATAAATATCTGCAAATGGTAGGACTAGACGAGTCTATTAAAACTAAATATCCTCACCAGTTAAGTGGAGGTCAATTGCAAAGGGCTGCATTAGCTAGAGCACTCTTATTAAAGCCCAAAATATTGTTCGCTGATGAAGTAGTTTCTATGCTTGATGCTAGTCTCAGAATAGACGTAATTAAACTACTTAAGGAAATAAGGGAAACTTATAACATTTCTATAATTCTCATTACCCACGATATAGGAATAGCTAAATATTTTTCTGAAGATAGAGGTAGAATAATAGTTATGTATGATGGAAAAATTATTGAAGAAGGGTATGCAGAAGAGATAATAAAATCGCCAAAAAATGAGTATACTAAATTATTACTAGAGTCGTACCTTGACCCATTTAGGTGA
- a CDS encoding ABC transporter ATP-binding protein has product MEDEILQVQNLTVNYRLEDSIVKGIENVSFGIKKSSITAIIGESGSGKTTLLSAILGFLPQNARISGKIIFNNEKIMENGKYSKKFRTNRWRLISYIPQNAMSVLSPLRKIRSHFIDTAMAYNIPKEVALNSAKEILPQIGLDEKILNYYPFELSGGMKQRVVIALAIFLRPLLTVADEPTSALDVITQKKILDLLKKINNELNITFLVSTHDISVASYVADEIIVLYNGHIVERGSKEAIINHPLHPYTLYLLSSVISLSSKNKLIKIREKFMVKHNINKNRGCPFYSRCPFATTICSEEFPPNIRINDHEVLCNKPFEVEKSVYT; this is encoded by the coding sequence GTGGAAGATGAAATTTTACAAGTTCAAAACTTGACAGTAAATTATAGACTTGAAGATAGTATAGTAAAAGGTATAGAAAACGTTAGCTTTGGAATTAAAAAATCTAGTATAACAGCAATTATAGGTGAAAGCGGCTCTGGAAAAACTACATTATTGTCTGCAATATTAGGCTTCTTACCTCAGAATGCTAGAATAAGTGGTAAAATAATATTTAATAACGAGAAAATTATGGAAAACGGAAAATATAGCAAAAAATTTAGAACTAATAGATGGAGACTTATTTCCTATATTCCTCAAAACGCAATGAGCGTATTATCGCCTCTACGGAAAATAAGGTCTCACTTTATTGATACAGCTATGGCTTATAATATACCTAAAGAGGTTGCGTTAAATAGCGCTAAAGAAATTTTGCCTCAAATAGGATTAGATGAAAAAATTCTAAACTACTATCCCTTTGAACTCTCAGGAGGCATGAAGCAAAGAGTTGTAATAGCACTCGCGATATTTTTAAGGCCTTTACTTACAGTTGCAGACGAACCTACTTCAGCATTAGATGTAATAACACAGAAGAAAATTTTAGACTTGTTAAAAAAGATCAATAATGAGCTAAATATAACTTTTCTTGTTTCTACTCACGATATCTCTGTTGCGAGTTACGTTGCTGATGAGATAATTGTGTTATATAATGGGCACATAGTAGAACGTGGTAGTAAAGAAGCGATAATAAATCATCCTCTTCATCCGTACACGTTATATCTATTAAGTAGCGTCATCAGCTTAAGTAGTAAAAATAAACTTATAAAGATTAGAGAAAAATTCATGGTTAAACATAATATTAATAAGAATCGTGGTTGTCCTTTCTATTCAAGATGTCCTTTTGCTACTACCATATGTAGTGAAGAATTCCCACCTAATATTAGAATTAATGATCACGAAGTTCTGTGTAATAAGCCTTTTGAGGTTGAGAAAAGTGTATACACTTGA